From Planctomycetota bacterium, one genomic window encodes:
- the rpmF gene encoding 50S ribosomal protein L32, whose amino-acid sequence MLPVQRISKSRKRKRRSHHALRAPAYVNCPACGTAKLPHAACTNCGFVNHRISLKAADVTADDE is encoded by the coding sequence ATGCTTCCGGTTCAACGTATCAGCAAATCTCGTAAGCGTAAGCGCCGCAGTCATCACGCCCTGCGTGCCCCGGCGTATGTCAACTGCCCCGCCTGCGGCACGGCCAAGCTGCCCCACGCGGCTTGCACCAACTGCGGCTTCGTCAATCATCGGATCTCCCTTAAGGCAGCCGATGTGACGGCGGACGACGAATAG
- a CDS encoding beta-ketoacyl-ACP synthase III, with product MSKISAIITGTGSHVPEKRLTNAELAMLVETSDEWITQRTGIKERRIVSSDETSASLGSHAATKALKAAKLEPKDLDLIICATITPEMVTPSTACFIAHSLGLDSIPAYDMNAACSGFVYAMEQAAAFIESGRHKNVLVVGAETISRITDWTDRTTCILFGDGAGAVVMQASDEPETGLLYSEMHSDGGGWEILHCAVGSRNPINEKMVAAGSQFLKMRGREVFKFAVTKLNEVVDSTFAATGYQPADVKMIIPHQMNQRIIAALVDRLELPMDKALVNIDRYGNTSAASIPIALDEAVKAGGLEKGDLVLFLGVGAGLTWGSALLRL from the coding sequence GTGTCGAAGATCTCCGCCATCATCACCGGTACCGGTTCGCACGTGCCGGAGAAGCGTCTGACCAATGCCGAACTGGCCATGCTGGTCGAAACCTCCGACGAATGGATCACCCAGCGGACCGGCATCAAGGAACGCCGGATCGTCAGCAGTGACGAGACCAGCGCGAGCCTCGGCTCCCACGCGGCGACCAAGGCCCTCAAGGCCGCCAAGCTCGAGCCCAAGGATCTCGATCTGATCATCTGTGCGACGATCACGCCGGAAATGGTGACGCCCTCGACCGCGTGTTTCATCGCACACTCGCTCGGCCTCGACAGCATCCCCGCGTATGACATGAACGCCGCCTGCAGCGGGTTCGTATATGCCATGGAACAGGCTGCGGCGTTCATCGAATCCGGCCGTCACAAAAACGTCCTCGTCGTTGGCGCCGAAACCATCAGCCGGATCACCGATTGGACGGACCGCACGACATGCATCCTCTTCGGCGATGGCGCGGGCGCGGTGGTCATGCAAGCATCCGACGAACCTGAAACCGGGTTGCTTTATTCCGAAATGCACTCTGACGGTGGCGGCTGGGAGATTCTGCACTGTGCGGTTGGGAGTCGTAACCCGATCAACGAAAAGATGGTGGCTGCCGGTAGCCAGTTTCTGAAGATGCGCGGCCGCGAGGTGTTCAAGTTCGCGGTGACCAAGCTCAACGAGGTCGTCGACTCGACGTTCGCGGCCACCGGTTACCAGCCGGCCGATGTGAAAATGATCATCCCGCACCAGATGAACCAGCGGATCATCGCGGCACTGGTGGACCGGCTCGAGTTGCCGATGGACAAGGCGCTGGTCAACATCGACCGTTACGGCAACACGTCCGCCGCGAGCATTCCGATCGCCCTTGATGAAGCGGTCAAAGCCGGCGGTCTCGAAAAGGGTGATTTGGTGTTATTCCTCGGCGTGGGTGCGGGATTGACGTGGGGGAGTGCGCTTCTGCGGCTCTGA
- the plsX gene encoding phosphate acyltransferase PlsX translates to MRAAVDVMGGDKAPEAVLRGCFDAAELLDGDDRILLVGDESIIRPALDTSGVDVSRYEVVPTTQVVDMCEPPVEAIRNKPDSSLAVVAKLAAKGDACVAISAGNTGAGVAAAQLRMRTLPGVQRPGIAVIMPTVYGPVVYCDVGANPEPRPMHLLQYAVMASAYFEATTGKTDARVGLLNIGSEDGKGTAMVKETRKLLRDAKGVNFIGNVEGRGLFRGECDVVITDGFVGNIVLKFAEGLFEGLFATVKKELAVESEDLVERFKPVMGRIAHDLDWQEYGGAPLLGVGGYFLIGHGASDARAIRNTIRAGKKAVASNVNETIIQRIAAAKSDVASDAEADEAVSTA, encoded by the coding sequence GTGCGAGCGGCAGTTGATGTCATGGGCGGCGACAAGGCACCTGAAGCGGTGTTGCGTGGTTGCTTCGACGCGGCCGAGTTGCTCGACGGCGACGACCGCATTCTGCTCGTCGGCGACGAGTCGATCATCCGCCCCGCGCTCGACACGTCCGGCGTCGATGTTTCCCGCTACGAGGTGGTGCCGACGACCCAAGTCGTGGACATGTGCGAGCCGCCGGTCGAGGCGATCCGCAACAAGCCAGACTCGTCACTCGCGGTCGTCGCCAAGCTTGCAGCCAAGGGTGACGCGTGCGTGGCGATCTCAGCGGGCAATACAGGGGCCGGTGTCGCCGCCGCTCAGCTCCGCATGCGAACACTTCCCGGCGTGCAACGTCCGGGCATCGCGGTGATCATGCCGACGGTGTACGGGCCGGTCGTGTACTGCGATGTCGGTGCCAATCCCGAGCCCCGGCCGATGCATCTCCTGCAATACGCGGTCATGGCGTCGGCCTACTTCGAAGCGACCACGGGCAAAACCGACGCGCGTGTCGGCCTGCTCAACATCGGCTCTGAGGACGGCAAGGGTACGGCGATGGTCAAGGAGACCCGCAAGCTCCTGCGTGACGCGAAGGGCGTGAACTTCATAGGCAATGTCGAGGGCCGGGGCCTGTTCCGCGGCGAGTGTGACGTGGTCATCACCGACGGATTCGTCGGCAACATCGTGCTCAAGTTCGCCGAGGGCTTGTTCGAAGGCCTGTTCGCGACAGTGAAGAAAGAACTCGCCGTCGAGAGCGAGGACTTGGTCGAGCGATTCAAGCCGGTCATGGGCCGGATTGCTCACGATCTCGACTGGCAGGAATACGGCGGCGCGCCGTTGTTGGGTGTCGGCGGATACTTCCTGATCGGTCACGGTGCCAGCGACGCCCGTGCGATCCGTAACACCATCCGTGCTGGTAAGAAGGCGGTCGCCAGCAACGTGAACGAAACGATCATTCAGCGGATCGCCGCCGCCAAGTCCGATGTGGCTTCGGACGCCGAGGCGGATGAGGCAGTGAGCACCGCCTAA
- the fabD gene encoding ACP S-malonyltransferase, which produces MADKNYILCPGQGAQHVGMGKDFAEVSDAARQTFEQADALMPGLSSYCLDGPEETLNQTDVSQPAIFTASVACHRAADLPTPTALAGLSLGEYTALHLASVFDFDTGLRLVQARGRYMQDAATAMPSGMVSLLGGDEEQVTALCEKAAEGEVLVPANFNCPGQIVVSGTLSACDRVAKLAADDGLRVFPLKVAGAFHSPLMQPAAEQMGELLDQMIFNEPVVPVWSNVTAELHGSVDEIKRRLIEQITQPVRWSQTMKKLVGDGASFTELAPGRVLTGLMKKIDRKAPVRTLNTAGALDG; this is translated from the coding sequence ATGGCTGACAAGAACTACATTCTCTGCCCGGGGCAGGGTGCCCAGCATGTGGGTATGGGCAAGGACTTCGCGGAGGTGTCCGACGCGGCCCGACAAACCTTCGAGCAAGCCGACGCGCTCATGCCCGGGCTGTCGAGCTACTGCTTAGACGGACCCGAGGAAACGCTCAACCAGACCGACGTGTCGCAGCCAGCGATCTTCACGGCCAGCGTTGCGTGCCATCGTGCGGCCGACCTGCCGACGCCGACGGCGCTTGCGGGACTTTCGCTCGGTGAATACACCGCGCTGCACTTGGCGAGTGTGTTTGATTTCGACACCGGCCTGCGTCTCGTGCAGGCGCGCGGCCGGTACATGCAGGATGCGGCCACCGCGATGCCCTCGGGCATGGTCAGCCTGCTAGGCGGCGATGAGGAGCAGGTCACCGCGTTATGCGAGAAGGCTGCCGAGGGCGAGGTTCTCGTGCCGGCTAACTTCAACTGCCCGGGACAGATCGTCGTGAGCGGCACGCTTTCGGCTTGTGATCGCGTGGCCAAGCTTGCTGCCGACGACGGCCTGCGGGTCTTTCCGCTGAAGGTCGCTGGGGCGTTCCACAGTCCGCTGATGCAGCCGGCCGCCGAGCAGATGGGCGAGTTGTTGGACCAAATGATTTTCAACGAGCCGGTCGTGCCGGTGTGGTCGAACGTGACCGCCGAGCTGCACGGGAGCGTCGATGAGATCAAGAGGCGTCTGATCGAGCAGATCACCCAGCCGGTCCGTTGGAGCCAGACGATGAAAAAATTGGTTGGTGACGGCGCGAGCTTCACCGAGCTTGCCCCGGGCCGTGTGTTGACCGGGCTGATGAAAAAGATCGACCGCAAGGCACCGGTACGAACGCTGAACACCGCGGGAGCACTCGATGGCTGA
- the fabG gene encoding 3-oxoacyl-[acyl-carrier-protein] reductase: protein MAEKNEKRVAIVTGASRGIGREIAKHLAAGGCHIVAVARDAAKLGDLVKEIEGEGGTAEAKSLDLTDFEGAAKLVEDVADAHGRLDVLVNNAGITKDNLLMRMEDAEFDDVIGTNLKSVFVLTRAASRFLMRSKSGRLINIGSVSGVAGNKGQSNYAASKAALSGFTKSVAKELGGKGLTANVVAPGFIETDMTDVLPDEIKKTVKEHVPLRRFGQAEEIAAVVAFLASESAGYVTGQVLCVDGGLAM, encoded by the coding sequence ATGGCTGAGAAAAATGAGAAACGTGTCGCGATCGTGACCGGTGCGAGCCGGGGGATCGGGCGGGAGATTGCCAAGCACCTCGCGGCCGGCGGCTGCCATATCGTGGCGGTGGCCCGCGACGCGGCAAAGCTCGGCGACCTTGTGAAAGAGATCGAGGGTGAGGGCGGCACCGCCGAGGCGAAATCGCTCGACCTGACGGATTTCGAGGGTGCCGCCAAGCTTGTTGAAGATGTCGCCGACGCCCACGGTCGCCTCGACGTCTTGGTGAATAACGCTGGCATCACCAAGGACAACTTGCTCATGCGAATGGAGGACGCCGAGTTCGACGACGTGATCGGTACGAACCTCAAGAGCGTGTTCGTGCTGACCCGGGCCGCGAGCCGGTTCCTGATGCGCAGCAAATCCGGTCGCCTGATCAACATCGGCAGCGTCAGCGGCGTCGCGGGCAACAAGGGACAGTCTAACTATGCCGCGAGCAAGGCCGCGCTCTCGGGCTTCACAAAGTCCGTCGCCAAAGAGCTCGGCGGTAAGGGCCTGACCGCCAACGTCGTCGCGCCAGGCTTCATCGAAACCGACATGACCGACGTACTGCCCGACGAGATCAAGAAGACCGTCAAGGAGCATGTTCCGCTGCGGCGCTTCGGTCAGGCCGAGGAAATCGCCGCGGTGGTTGCGTTCCTCGCCAGCGAGTCGGCCGGCTACGTGACCGGGCAGGTGCTGTGCGTCGACGGCGGGCTGGCGATGTGA